One Cucumis sativus cultivar 9930 chromosome 1, Cucumber_9930_V3, whole genome shotgun sequence DNA segment encodes these proteins:
- the LOC101218261 gene encoding RNA-binding protein 25, which translates to MEESKAAAYYDELTRKGEGAARFKRGLGFSASDSNSDVVSASKGSALPSSSSFLSSFVKASSPSKPSEFEKQAQLEAIQNKLKKKKPSSPDRQERRSRDLERDRRKSSPRRRSLSKERERHSHSRRRSSSRDRERHSRRRSRSRDRYGDKYRDKDRERSSRRRSRSRSDSDRDRRRRRSRSLSVERKRSDDDGSKGGGKQKGRKVERQKTEGVDYSRLIEGYDMMSPAERVKAKMKLQLAETARMDDTKGTGPGWERFEFDKDAPLDDEEIEAAEDDATLVKHIGQSFRFSAIEARKEEQIKAAHDEAMFGAPVRQLLSTTDDEDKVEAENERVKESCDSGMATNLLSEKIIAKQQGSWRDRARKA; encoded by the exons ATGGAGGAATCGAAAGCAGCGGCGTATTACGATGAGCTCACTCGTAAAGGAGAAGGAGCAGCAAGGTTCAAACGAGGTCTCGGTTTTTCCGCCTCCGACTCCAACAGTGACGTGGTCTCCGCGTCCAAGGGCTCCGCACTGCCGTCGTCGTCTTCCTTTCTCAGCTCTTTTGTTAAAGCCTCTAGCCCTTCCAAGCCCTCCGAGTTCGAAAAACAAGCTCAGCTCGAGGCTATTCAGAACAAgctcaagaagaagaaaccaagCTCCCCCGATAGACAAGAGAGGCGCTCTAGGGATTTGGAGAGAGATAGAAGGAAATCGAGCCCTAGACGAAGGTCTTTGAGTAAAGAGAGGGAGAGACATTCGCACTCGAGGAGGCGGAGTTCGAGTAGAGATAGGGAGAGACATTCGAGGCGGCGAAGTAGGAGTCGAGATAGGTATGGGGAtaagtatagggataaggaTAGAGAGAGGAGTAGTAGGAGAAGAAGTAGGTCTAGGAGTGATTCAGATAGAGACCGGCGGCGTCGACGGAGTAGAAGCTTGTCGGTAGAGAGGAAGAGGTCGGACGACGATGGTAGCAAAGGAGGGGGAAAACAGAAAGGCCGTAAAGTTGAAAGACAGAAGACTGAAGGTGTTGATTATTCAAGATTGATTGAAGGATATGACATGATG TCTCCCGCTGAAAGAGTCAAAGCGAAGATGAAACTACAACTTGCTGAAACTG CCAGAATGGATGATACAAAAGGCACAGGCCCAGGTTGGGAAAGGTTTGAGTTTGACAAGGATGCTCCGCttgatgatgaagaaattgaag CTGCAGAAGATGATGCAACATTAGTAAAGCATATTGGACAAAGCTTTCGATTTTCTGCAATTGAG gCTAGGAAAGAGGAGCAAATCAAAGCTGCACATGACGAGGCCATGTTTGGAGCACCAGTGCGTCAATTATTAAGTACAACCGATGATGAGGACAAGGTCGAGGCCGAGAATGAAAGGGTGAAGGAGTCATGTGATAGTGGTATGGCAACAAATCTATTGAGTGAGAAG ATAATTGCAAAACAACAAGGTTCTTGGCGTGACCGTGCTCGTAAAGCTTAG
- the LOC101218501 gene encoding uncharacterized protein LOC101218501 isoform X2 — MHFFIGQIKNIYIYNPEILIFFPPQTLRFSRVSASSIRFLRRYSSMAPSSNLSRWLRPEVYPLFAAVGVAVGICGFQLIRNICINPEVRVTKENRAAGVLDNFAEGEKYSEHFLRKFVRNKSPEIMPSINNFFTDPNRN, encoded by the exons atgcatttttttattgggcaaataaaaaatatatatatatataatcccgaaattctcatcttcttccccCCACAAACTCTCCGATTCAGCCGCGTCTCAGCCTCTTCGATCCGCTTCCTCCGCCGATATTCATCAATGGCTCCGTCCTCCAACCTTAGTCGATGGCTGAGGCCTGAG GTTTACCCTCTTTTCGCGGCGGTAGGAGTGGCCGTCGGAATCTGTGGATTTCAGTTAATCCGTAACATCTGCATCAATCCTGAAGTCAG AGTTACCAAGGAGAATAGGGCTGCTGGAGTGTTGGATAACTTTGCTGAGGGAGAGAAGTATTCTGAACATTTCCTGAGGAAATTCGTACGCAACAAGTCCCCAGAAATTATGCCATCAATCAACAACTTTTTCACTGACCCAAATCGAAACTAA
- the LOC101218501 gene encoding uncharacterized protein LOC101218501 isoform X1, translating to MHFFIGQIKNIYIYNPEILIFFPPQTLRFSRVSASSIRFLRRYSSMAPSSNLSRWLRPEVYPLFAAVGVAVGICGFQLIRNICINPEVRIRVTKENRAAGVLDNFAEGEKYSEHFLRKFVRNKSPEIMPSINNFFTDPNRN from the exons atgcatttttttattgggcaaataaaaaatatatatatatataatcccgaaattctcatcttcttccccCCACAAACTCTCCGATTCAGCCGCGTCTCAGCCTCTTCGATCCGCTTCCTCCGCCGATATTCATCAATGGCTCCGTCCTCCAACCTTAGTCGATGGCTGAGGCCTGAG GTTTACCCTCTTTTCGCGGCGGTAGGAGTGGCCGTCGGAATCTGTGGATTTCAGTTAATCCGTAACATCTGCATCAATCCTGAAGTCAG AATCAGAGTTACCAAGGAGAATAGGGCTGCTGGAGTGTTGGATAACTTTGCTGAGGGAGAGAAGTATTCTGAACATTTCCTGAGGAAATTCGTACGCAACAAGTCCCCAGAAATTATGCCATCAATCAACAACTTTTTCACTGACCCAAATCGAAACTAA
- the LOC101218739 gene encoding anaphase-promoting complex subunit 8 produces the protein MTSKDNCRHELRTAIRQLSDRCLYSASKWAAEQLVGIEQDPAKFTPSNTRFQRGSSSIRRRFHSNEGSSTPIAGMSYVSTPVMEEDEVVDGDFYLLAKSYFDCREYKRAAHVLREQNGKKSVFLRLYALYLAGEKRKEEEVVELEGSLGKSDAVNQELVSLERELSTLRKNGMIDPFGLYLYGLVLKQKGSENLARTALVESVNSYPWNWSAWSELQSLCTTIDILNSLNLNNHWMKDFFLASAYQELRMHNESLVKYENLQGTFSFSNYIQAQIAKAQYSLREFDQVEAIFEELLRNDPYRVEDMDMYSNVLYAKECFSALSYLAHRVFMTDKYRPESCCIIGNYYSLKGQHEKSVVYFRRALKLNKNYLSAWTLMGHEFVEMKNIPAAIDAYRRAVDINSCDYRAWYGLGQAYEMMGMPFYALHYFKKSVFLQPNDSRLWIAMAQCYESEQLRMLEDAIKCYRRAANCNDREAIALHQLAKLHSELGQSEEAAFYYKKDLERMEAEEREGPNMVEALLFLATYYKAQKKFDEAEIYCTRLLDYTGPEKETAKNLLRGMRIAQSSFPSMDVELFPP, from the exons ATGACTTCCAAAGATAATTGTAGACACGAGCTTCGTACTGCAATTCGTCAGCTCAGTGATCGTTGTCTTTACTCTGCTTCTAAATG GGCAGCAGAGCAATTGGTGGGTATCGAGCAAGATCCAGCTAAGTTCACACCTTCAAACACCAGGTTTCAACGTGGAAGTTCAAGTATTCGTCGAAGATTTCATTCAAATGAGGGTAGTTCGACCCCAATTGCTGGCATGTCTTATGTTTCTACGCCAGTGATGGAGGAGGACGAGGTTGTGGATGGTGATTTTTACCTTCTGGCCAAATCATACTTTGATTGCCGTGAATACAAGAGGGCTGCTCATGTTCTTCGAGAgcaaaatggaaagaaatcCGTGTTCTTGCGGCTGTACGCTCTTTATCTG GCTGGTGAGAAgcggaaagaagaagaggtaGTAGAACTTGAAGGATCATTGGGTAAAAGCGATGCTGTAAATCAAGAGCTGGTTTCACTGGAAAGGGAATTATCAACCCTTAGAAAAAATGGCATGATTGACCCCTTTGGACTGTATTTGTATGGACTCGTACTCAAACAAAAAGGCAGTGAAAATCTTGCTCGTACAGCTCTTGTGGAGTCGGTGAACAGCTATCCTTGGAACTGGAGTGCGTGGTCAGAGCTGCAATCCTTGTGCACTACAATTGACATATTGAACAGCCTTAATCTCAATAACCATTGGATGAAGGACTTTTTTCTTGCCAGTGCTTACCAAGAACTTAGGATGCATAATGAATCCTTGGTTAAATATGAGAACTTACAAGgtacttttagttttagtaATTACATACAAGCTCAAATTGCAAAAGCCCAATATAGTTTGAGAGAGTTTGATCAAGTTGAAGCAATATTTGAAGAACTTCTTAGGAATGATCCATATCGGGTGGAAGACATGGATATGTACTCGAATGTGCTCTATGCAAAAGAATGCTTCTCTGCATTGAGCTATCTTGCTCATAGAGTTTTCATGACAGATAAATATAGACCTGAATCTTGCTGCATTATTGGAAATTACTACAGTTTGAAGGGGCAGCACGAAAAGTCAGTTGTGTATTTCAGAAGGGCactcaaattaaacaaaaattatttatctgCTTGGACTCTGATGGGACATGAATTTGTGGAGATGAAGAACATTCCTGCTGCCATTGATGCCTATCGACGGGCTGTAGATATAAATTCATGTGATTATCGAGCTTGGTATGGGTTAGGGCAAGCTTATGAAATGATGGGCATGCCTTTTTATGCTCTCCATTACTTCAAGAAATCTGTATTTTTGCAGCCAAACGATTCCAGATTGTGGATTGCCATGGCTCAGTGTTACGAAAGCGAACAGCTACGAATGCTGGAGGATGCAATCAAGTGTTACAGAAGAGCTGCAAATTGTAACGATAGAGAAGCAATTGCTCTTCACCAATTGGCTAAACTGCATTCTGAATTGGGACAGTCTGAAGAGGCAGCATTCTATTACAAAAAAGATCTAGAAAGAATGGAAGCTGAAGAGAGGGAAGGACCAAACATGGTTGAAGCTCTACTTTTTCTTGCTACATACTATAAAGCACAAAAGAAATTCGATGAAGCAGAAATATATTGTACACGGCTTCTGGATTACACTGGTCCA GAGAAGGAAACGGCTAAGAATTTACTGAGGGGAATGAGAATAGCACAGTCTAGCTTTCCATCAATGGATGTTGAGCTCTTCCCTCCCTAA